DNA sequence from the Thermodesulforhabdus norvegica genome:
GGCGCATTGCAAATGTTCAAATCATCGACAGAGCCATTCCCCCTATTACCCCCATCTGGCCGAGAAAAAAACTGCTCATCGTTTTGGTGGCTTTCCTGGCTTTGTCCACGGGAGTTCTAATTGCTTTCGTAAAAGAATTGCTATCATCAGATACGGTAAATCGAATATCGGACCTGGAAGAACTCGGTCTTGAGCCCCTTGCTTTAATACCCGAATTGAAGCGGAGGTAATAGATCATTTTTGCCCTTCTACTAAAGAACACGAGTAAACGACGGAGTTAATATGAGGCTCTTTACAAAAGTCAAGGAAAAAGACTTCTCATACGCAGGTTCTGGAGCTTTTACGCAAACTCCCGGATCCGCTCTTGCCGCATCCCTTTTTCAGGCCACAAGTAATGCAAACAATGAGCTCAGGCTGATCGGGCTTACCTCTACACATCGCAAAGAAGGGGTTACCACCGTAACGTCAATGCTCGTTCAGGGCCTCGATAAATACCCTACAAAAAAACTTCTTCTGGTCGATGCTGCCCTTCACAATCCAAAGATACATGCTCTATTCGGGACAAATCAGCAACCGGGGTTTACCGACCTAATCTCAAAAGATTCTCTCGATCCCCAGGAGGCCATCTTACCGGTAGGTGATACCGAAATTATGGTAATGCCTTCCGGTGCCGTTGATCTGAAAAGCACCGCACCCTTTCTCACCAGGGTACAACAGATACTAGATGCTCTTCGTGATAAATTCGACATGGTGGTTATCGATCTTCCTCCCGCAGGTGATTTCCCCGAATTCGTACCCCTGATGTCCTTACTTGACGGAATCGTTTATGTAGTTGAAGCCCACAGAACACGAACGAAAGCCATCCGAACTGTTCTGGGCCGCCTCAGAAGTTCAAAGGTAAATATAATCGGTGGTGTTTTGAATCGGAAAAAGTATTACATTCCAAAGTTTATATACGAAATGATCTGATGCTTGCCGGGTTGAACAGACTTATCATAACTATCCTAACCTCCTTTGTGGGGATTTTTGTAACGGCGATCGGTATCTACGTATCACGGCTTCCGATCAAGTTTTCCATTGCGCTTGCCTTAGCAATGATATTTTTGTGCATAATAATAATTTTTTCTTCATATGCGCAGCGTATATTGCTGGCGTCAATCGCTTTTTCTATCCCCATCAATGCGGATATTAACTTTCTTGTTATCAAGCATGTGGGTTCTGCTTCAAGCATATCCATTTCAGTTGCCTGGATTCTGACATTGATGCTGCTATTACTGATTTTTATAAATAACATTGCAAACAGGAAGTTTTTTTTATTCCCCGTAGAGCTAATTGTAA
Encoded proteins:
- a CDS encoding tyrosine-protein kinase family protein, translating into MRLFTKVKEKDFSYAGSGAFTQTPGSALAASLFQATSNANNELRLIGLTSTHRKEGVTTVTSMLVQGLDKYPTKKLLLVDAALHNPKIHALFGTNQQPGFTDLISKDSLDPQEAILPVGDTEIMVMPSGAVDLKSTAPFLTRVQQILDALRDKFDMVVIDLPPAGDFPEFVPLMSLLDGIVYVVEAHRTRTKAIRTVLGRLRSSKVNIIGGVLNRKKYYIPKFIYEMI